Within the Magnetospirillum sp. ME-1 genome, the region CACGGAAATCGTGGCTGCGCATGTCGCCAACAATAGCGTGGCGGTGGCCGATCTTCCCCACCTGATTCAGGAAGTCTACCGCACCCTGGCCTCGGTGGGCAGCGTCCCCGCGGCGCCCGAACGGCCCCAGCCCGCCGTGAACGTGAAGAAGTCGGTCACCCCCGACTACATCATCTGTCTCGAGGACGGCAAGAAGCTGAAGATGCTGAAGCGCCACCTCAAGACCGCCTACAACATGAGCCCCGAGGAATACCGGGATCGCTGGGGTCTGCCCGCCGATTACCCCATGGTGGCTCCCAATTACGCCCAGCACCGCTCGAGCCTGGCCAAGAAGATCGGCCTGGGCACCAAGCCGCGCAAGCGCAAGCGGACCACCTAACGGCCTGAGCCTTCTCGACAAAGTGGGGCGTTCCGGGCATCATCCCGGAATCCCGGCCCGACGGGGTGCCTTTCGGCGCCCCGTTCGTCGCTGGCCCCGTCGACAACCGGATCGCGGCAATGGTTTCACGCATCGAGCAACGCTGCATCGACAAGGGCATGAAGATGACCGACCAGCGTCGGGTCATCGCGCGCGTCCTGTCCGATTCTTCCGACCATCCCGATGTGGAAGAGGTGTATCGCCGGTCCACGGCGATCGATCCCCACATCTCCATCGCCACCGTCTACCGCACCGTGCGGCTGTTCGAAGAGGCGGACATCCTCGAACGCCATGATTTCGGCGATGGCCGCGCCCGCTACGAGGAAGCCGCCGGCGATCATCACGACCACCTGATCGACATGCAGTCGGGCAAGGTGATCGAGTTCACCAGCACCGAGATCGAGGCCCTGCAGCGCGAGATCGCCCGGCGCTACGGCTATCGTCTGGTGGGACACCGCCTTGAACTTTATGGAGTTCCGTTGACTTCCGGTGACAAACCGGAAGACAAATAGGCTTTGCGGTCGAACCAGCGCCGCAAGGACGGAACCAGAGGAATCATGCAATCCGTGTCCGAGACACGCGAGGTCGCCGACGGGCTTGAGGTCCGGCTTGCCGAAAGCGCGGCCGAAGTGGCCGCCGCCCAGGCTTTGCGCTATCGCGTCTTCTATCAGGAAATGGGGGCCAAGCCGTCGGACGCCATGCGCGACCGCCTGGCCGATTTCGACGATTTCGATTCCGTCTGCGACCACCTGCTGGTCATCGACCGGGCGCGGGGCAAGGGCGCGGCCGGCGTGGTCGGCACCTATCGCCTGATGCGGCGCGGCGCGGGCGAGGCCTTCGGGCGCTTCTACACCGCCGGCGAATACGACATCGCCAATATCCTGGCCAATGGCGGCCGCTTCATGGAGCTGGGGCGGTCCTGCGTCGATGCCGGCTACCGCAACGGCGCCACCATGAAGAAGCTGTGGGACGGCATCGCCGTCTATGTCTTCGAGAACGACGTGGAACTGATGTTCGGCTGCGCCAGCCTGCCCGGCACCGACGTCCAGGCTCTGGCCGGCCATCTGTCCTATCTCTACCACCACCACCTCGCCCCCGAGAGCCTGCGCCCGAAGGCGCTTGCCCATCTGCACGTGGACATGAACCTGCTCCCTAAGGAGGCGCTGGTGCCCCGCCGGGCCATGGCCGAGCTGCCGCCGCTGATCAAGGGCTATCTGCGGCTCGGCGGTTTCGTCGGCGACGGCGCGGTGATCGACCACCAGTTCAACACCACCGACGTCTGCGTCATGGTCAAGACCGACCTGGTCACCGCCAAGTACCGGGCCCATTACGACCGCACTATTCCAGGATGGTCCGAGGAATGATCTCCGTCCCCGTGGCTGTCTTGCGTTTCCTCGGCTTCGTGCTGTGGACCCTGGTCCTGATCCCGCCCTTCCTGGTGCTGCGTCTGGTCTCCAGACCCCGCATACCCGCCTATACCCGTGTCTACTGGCGGGGCGTCATGGCCATCATCGGCTATGACGTGGTGGTGCGCGGCCGCCCGGTGGAGAACGGCTCGCCGGTGCTCTATGTGGCCAACCACGCCTCCTATCTGGACATCATCGTGCTGGGCAGCCTGCTGCGCGCCTATTTCGTCGCCAAGAGCGAGGTGGCGGGCTGGGCCGGCTTCGGCTTTCTGGCGCGCATCTCGCGCACCGTGTTCATCGAGCGCAGCCGCGGCGCCACGGCGCGGGAACGCAACGGCCTGCTCACCCGCTTCGACCTGGGCGAATCTCTGATCCTGTTCGCCGAGGGCACCTCCAACGACGGCAACCAGGTGATGCCGTTCAAGAGCTCGTTCTTCTCGGTGGCCGAGGGCGAGGTGCGGGGAACCGACGGCCTGCCGCAGCCCGTGTCGGTGCAGCCGGTGTCGGTGGCCTATACCAGACTGGACGGCCTGCCCATCACCCGGGCTTTGCGCCCCCATCTCGCCTGGTACGGCGACATGACGCTGGCCCCCCACCTGATCGGGGCGCTGGGCATGGGCCGCATCACCGTCGAGGTGGAATTCCATCCCCCCGTCACCGTCGCCCAGTTCGGCTCGCGCAAGGGGCTGTCGGCCCATTGCCACAAGGTGATCAGCGATGGCCTGACCCGCATGCTGGCCGGACGGCCGGCGGCGAATTCTTGACTCGGGCGGTCCCGCTCCTTAACCATTGAGAATCCCGGACGCGTAAGACATTGGCCAAGCGACTTTTCGTCAAAACCTACGGCTGCCAGATGAACGTCTATGACTCCGCCCGCATGGCGGACGTCCTGGCGCCGCTGGGTTATGGCCCGGCCGAGGAGGCCGAGGGCGCCGACATGGTGATCCTCAACACCTGCCACATCCGCGAGAAGGCCGCCGAGAAGGTGTTCTCGGAACTGGGCCGTTTGCGCAAGCTGAAGACCGCCAAGGCCGAGGCCGGGGAAAAGATGATCCTGGCGGTGGCCGGCTGCGTCGCCCAGGCCGAGGGCGAGGAGATCCTGCGCCGCGCCCCCTTCGTCGACATCGTGCTGGGGCCGCAGACCTATCACCGCCTGCCCGAGATGGTGGCCCAGGCGGCGCGGGCCGGCGGCGCGGTGCTCGACACCGAATTCCCGGTCGAGCCCAAGTTCGACTTCCTGCCCGAACCCCATGCCGAGGGCACCAGCGCCTTCCTGTCGGTGCAGGAGGGCTGCGACAAGTTCTGCACCTTCTGCGTGGTGCCCTATACCCGCGGCGCCGAATATTCCCGCCCGGCTTCGGCCGTGCTGGCCGAAGCGGCCAAGCTGGCCAAAGGCGGCGTGCGCGAGATCACCCTTCTCGGCCAGAACGTCAACGGCTGGCACGGAGGCGACGGCTGGACGCTGGGCCGCCTGATCCGCGAACTGGCCGAGGTGGACGGTGTCGAGCGCATCCGCTACACCACCTCGCACCCCCGCGACATGGACGACGAGCTGATCAGGGCCCATGCCGAGCTCCCCCAACTGATGCCCTTCCTCCACCTGCCGGTGCAGTCGGGGGCCGACCGCATCCTGGCCGCCATGAACCGGGGCCACGACCGCGTCACCTATCTGCGGCTGGTGGACAAGCTGAAGACGGCCTGCCCCGATCTGGCCCTGTCGTCGGACTTCATCGTCGGCTTCCCCGGCGAGAGCGATGCCGATTTCGAGGACTCCATGTCGCTGGTGCGCGAGGTGGGCTTCGTCCAGACCTATTCCTTCAAGTACTCGTCGCGCCCCGGTACCCCCGCCGCCGCCATGGAGCGCCAGATTCCGGAAAAGGTGAAGGAGGAGCGCCTGGCCGCCCTGCAGGCCCTGCTGCTGGAGCAGACCATCCGCTTCAACCAGGCCTGCGTCGGCCGCGAGATGCGCGTCCTGCTCGACCGCCCCGGCCGCCACGAAGGCCAGCTGCTGGGCCGCTCGCCCTATATGCAGCCGGTCCACGTCAAGGCCGCCGCCCATCTGATCGGCACCGTTGCCCCCGTCCGCATCGTCAAGGTGCATCCCAACAGCCTGGAGGCGGTGCCGGCATGAGTTCTGGCGACGCCTCCCTGGTTCGCGAATTCCCCGACAACGCCCTGGCCCAGGTGCTGTTCGGCCCCCATAACGCCAATCTCGACCGTATCGAGGGCCATCTGGGCGTGGGCCTCGACGTGCGCGGCAACACGGTGACCATCTCGGGCACGCCGGATGCCGCCCTCGAGGCGGCGCGCATCCTGGACAGCCTCTATGCCTCGGCCAGGCGCCAGGGACACCTGGAAACCGCCGACGTGGATTCGGCGGTACGCATGGCCAAGCTTCCCGAGGGTCACGAGAATGCCGGCGGCGACGTGGTCATCCGCACCAGGAAGCGCCACATCGCCGCACGCACCCCCACCCAGGCCGAGTACATCCGGGCCTTGGGCGAGGCGCCGCTGACCTTCGGCTTAGGCCCCGCCGGCACCGGCAAGACCTATCTGGCGGTGGCCAAGGCGGTGGCCATGATGGTGGCGGGCGAGGTGGACCGCATCATCCTGTCGCGCCCGGCCGTCGAGGCCGGCGAGCGTCTGGGCTTCCTGCCCGGCGATCTCAAGGACAAGGTGGACCCCTACCTGCGCCCGCTCTACGACGCCCTTTACGACATGCTGCCCGGCGACCAGGTGGCCAAGAAGCTGCTGGCCGGCGAGATCGAAGTGGCGCCGCTGGCCTTCATGCGCGGCCGGACGCTGGCCAATTCCTTCATCATTCTGGACGAGGCCCAGAACACCACCACCATGCAGATGCGCATGTTCCTCACCCGCATGGGCGAGCATTCGCGCATGGTGGTGACCGGCGACGTCAGCCAGACCGACCTGCCGCCCGGCGTGCGTTCCGGCCTGCTGGACGCCATCCATATCCTGGACGGCATGGAGGGCGTGCGCTTCGTGCGCTTTACGGACAAGGACGTGGTGCGCCACGATCTGGTGACCCGCATCGTGCGGGCCTACGACAAGGCCGACCGTGAAGCCAAGGCCAAGGGCAAGGACAAATGACCGTCACCATCGAGATCGCCGTCGACATTCCCTGTGCCCGCTGGACCGAGGCCATGCCCGATTCCGAAACCCGCTGCGGCCGCCTCGCCGCCACCGCGCTGGGCGCCGTCGACCTGCCCGACGGCGTGGTCGAGCTGTCCATCGTGCTGGCCGACGACGAGACGGTGCGGGGCCTCAACCGCGACTGGCGGGGCAAGGACCAGCCCACCAACGTGCTGTCCTTCGCCTCGCTCGACGACGAGGACGCCCCAATCGTCCCCGGCGCGCCCCTGCTGCTGGGCGACGTGATCCTGGCCTATGAGACCTGCGCCGCCGAGGCCCAAGAGCAGGGCAAGGAGCTGGCCGATCATTTCAGTCATCTCGTTGTCCATGGCGTCCTGCATCTGTTGGGCTATGATCACATGGACGAGGAGGAGGCCGCCGAGATGGAAGCGCTGGAAACCACCCTGCTGGCGGCGCTCGGTATCCCCGACCCCTATGGAGAGCAATAAAGCTTCATGAACGACCCTGGCAGTAG harbors:
- a CDS encoding GNAT family N-acetyltransferase, with the translated sequence MQSVSETREVADGLEVRLAESAAEVAAAQALRYRVFYQEMGAKPSDAMRDRLADFDDFDSVCDHLLVIDRARGKGAAGVVGTYRLMRRGAGEAFGRFYTAGEYDIANILANGGRFMELGRSCVDAGYRNGATMKKLWDGIAVYVFENDVELMFGCASLPGTDVQALAGHLSYLYHHHLAPESLRPKALAHLHVDMNLLPKEALVPRRAMAELPPLIKGYLRLGGFVGDGAVIDHQFNTTDVCVMVKTDLVTAKYRAHYDRTIPGWSEE
- a CDS encoding MucR family transcriptional regulator; the encoded protein is MSERSNSGDLLSLTTEIVAAHVANNSVAVADLPHLIQEVYRTLASVGSVPAAPERPQPAVNVKKSVTPDYIICLEDGKKLKMLKRHLKTAYNMSPEEYRDRWGLPADYPMVAPNYAQHRSSLAKKIGLGTKPRKRKRTT
- a CDS encoding Fur family transcriptional regulator; this translates as MVSRIEQRCIDKGMKMTDQRRVIARVLSDSSDHPDVEEVYRRSTAIDPHISIATVYRTVRLFEEADILERHDFGDGRARYEEAAGDHHDHLIDMQSGKVIEFTSTEIEALQREIARRYGYRLVGHRLELYGVPLTSGDKPEDK
- a CDS encoding PhoH family protein — protein: MSSGDASLVREFPDNALAQVLFGPHNANLDRIEGHLGVGLDVRGNTVTISGTPDAALEAARILDSLYASARRQGHLETADVDSAVRMAKLPEGHENAGGDVVIRTRKRHIAARTPTQAEYIRALGEAPLTFGLGPAGTGKTYLAVAKAVAMMVAGEVDRIILSRPAVEAGERLGFLPGDLKDKVDPYLRPLYDALYDMLPGDQVAKKLLAGEIEVAPLAFMRGRTLANSFIILDEAQNTTTMQMRMFLTRMGEHSRMVVTGDVSQTDLPPGVRSGLLDAIHILDGMEGVRFVRFTDKDVVRHDLVTRIVRAYDKADREAKAKGKDK
- the ybeY gene encoding rRNA maturation RNase YbeY, which codes for MTVTIEIAVDIPCARWTEAMPDSETRCGRLAATALGAVDLPDGVVELSIVLADDETVRGLNRDWRGKDQPTNVLSFASLDDEDAPIVPGAPLLLGDVILAYETCAAEAQEQGKELADHFSHLVVHGVLHLLGYDHMDEEEAAEMEALETTLLAALGIPDPYGEQ
- a CDS encoding lysophospholipid acyltransferase family protein, which encodes MISVPVAVLRFLGFVLWTLVLIPPFLVLRLVSRPRIPAYTRVYWRGVMAIIGYDVVVRGRPVENGSPVLYVANHASYLDIIVLGSLLRAYFVAKSEVAGWAGFGFLARISRTVFIERSRGATARERNGLLTRFDLGESLILFAEGTSNDGNQVMPFKSSFFSVAEGEVRGTDGLPQPVSVQPVSVAYTRLDGLPITRALRPHLAWYGDMTLAPHLIGALGMGRITVEVEFHPPVTVAQFGSRKGLSAHCHKVISDGLTRMLAGRPAANS
- the miaB gene encoding tRNA (N6-isopentenyl adenosine(37)-C2)-methylthiotransferase MiaB, which encodes MAKRLFVKTYGCQMNVYDSARMADVLAPLGYGPAEEAEGADMVILNTCHIREKAAEKVFSELGRLRKLKTAKAEAGEKMILAVAGCVAQAEGEEILRRAPFVDIVLGPQTYHRLPEMVAQAARAGGAVLDTEFPVEPKFDFLPEPHAEGTSAFLSVQEGCDKFCTFCVVPYTRGAEYSRPASAVLAEAAKLAKGGVREITLLGQNVNGWHGGDGWTLGRLIRELAEVDGVERIRYTTSHPRDMDDELIRAHAELPQLMPFLHLPVQSGADRILAAMNRGHDRVTYLRLVDKLKTACPDLALSSDFIVGFPGESDADFEDSMSLVREVGFVQTYSFKYSSRPGTPAAAMERQIPEKVKEERLAALQALLLEQTIRFNQACVGREMRVLLDRPGRHEGQLLGRSPYMQPVHVKAAAHLIGTVAPVRIVKVHPNSLEAVPA